The Bradyrhizobium sp. WSM471 genome includes the window GTGCCGATCGGCAATGCCGCGATGGACGATCGTACCTTCATCGAATGGGACAAGGACGATGTCGACGCGCTCAGCATGATGAAGGTCGACGTGCTCGCGCTGGGCATGCTGACCTGTATCCGCAAGTGCTTTGATCTGATCGAGCAGCACAAGGGCGAACGCTGGATGCTGGCGAGCGTGCCGCAGGATGATTCCAAAGTCTACGACATGCTGTGCGACGGGGAGTCGCTCGGCGTGTTCCAGGTCGAGAGCCGCGCGCAGATGAACATGTTGCCCCGGCTGAAGCCACGGACCTTCTACGATCTCGTGATCGAGGTCGCGATCGTGCGGCCGGGACCGATCCAGGGCGACATGGTGCATCCCTATTTGCGGCGGCGGAACGGCTTGGAAAAAGTGAACTATCCATCGCCGTCACCGGAGCATGGCGACAAGGACGAGCTTTACAGAGTGTTGCACAAGACGCTCGGCGTGCCCTTGTTCCAGGAGCAGGCGATGCGGATCGCGATCGAGGCCGCGAAGTTCACGCCGGAGGAAGCCAACGGCCTCCGCCGTGCGATGGCAACGTTCCGCAATGTCGGCACCATCGGCAGGTTCGAAGACAAGATGATCGGCAACATGATCGCGCGCGGTTATGCGCCTGATTTTGCCAGAAACTGTTTCGAACAGATCAAGGGTTTTGGCAGCTACGGTTTTCCGGAGAGCCATGCCGCAAGCTTCGCGCAGCTTGTCTATATCTCCTCATGGCTGAAGCATTATCACCCTGATGCATTCTGCTGCGGACTCCTGAACTCGCAGCCAATGGGCTTTTACGCCCCGGCGCAAATCGTCAGCGACGCCCGCAAGAACGGGGTCGAGGTGCGCGATATCGACGTGTCCTGCAGCTTTGCTCAGAACACGCTGGAAGAAGGAAGTGGCAAATATTGCGCCGTGCGTCTGGGCTTCCGCCAGATCGACGGTTTTCATTGGCTCGATGAGGATGAGGAGCGCTTGAAATGTCTCCAATCGTCATTCCCCATTGCGCAATTGCGCAATGTGGGCGCGCCGCTTGGTGCGAGCGCGGAATCCATCGGACCGCGTACGCCTGGAGGCGTGGATTCCGGGTTCGACGCTCATGCCTCGTCCCGGAATGACAAGACGAAAGACTGGGCCGACCGCATCGTCGCCGCCCGCAACCGCCGGCCCTTCACATCGTTGGAAGACTTCGCCCGCGACACCGGCCTGCCCAAGCGCGCGCTGATCCTGCTGGCGGATGCCGACGCGTTCCGCTCGCTCGGGCTCGACCGCCGCGAGGCGCTGTGGCAGGTGCGTCGCCTGCCCGACGATGTTCCGCTGCCGCTGTTCGAGGTGGCCACCGCACGCGAGCAGCCGGACGAGCACGCCAGGCCGTTGCCGGTGATGCCGCGCGCCGAACAGGTGGTCGCGGACTACCAGACCATTCGCCTTTCGCTCAAAGGCCATCCGATGGAATTTTTGCGCGAGATGTTTACGCGCGAGCGCATCGTTGCCTGCAAGGACATCAATCATGAGAACGAGCGGCGCCGCGTCCGCTGTGCCGGCGTCGTGCTGGTACGGCAGCGGCCGGGCAGCGCCAGCGGCGTCGTGTTCATGACACTGGAGGACGAAACCGGCATCGCCAATGTCGTGGTGTGGCCGAAGATCATGGAGCAGTACCGGAAGGAGGTGATGGGCGCGCGCCTCATCCTGGTCGAGGGCTACATCCAGAGCAGCCCCGAAAAGGTGACGCACCTCATTGCCCAGCGCATGATCGACCGCTCGCACGATCTGGTCGGCCTCGCCAACGACGCCCTCGGCCGCAAGCATCCGGTGCCGGCAGGCGCCACCGTGGTCGAACCGCTTAACGACGATCCCCGCGCTCACACCGATGCGCCCGCTCAAAAACTTCGCCACCCCCGCAACGTCCGCATCCTGCCGCCGTCGCGCGATTTCCATTGAGGGTGTGGGCCGCGCCGCTCTCGCACCGTCACCCTGAGGTGGCCGCTTCTTCGGCGGCCCTCGAAGGGCGACGGCCCGGCTGCCAGCTCGGCCATTCATCCTTCGAGGCTCTTCTTGCGATGCTTTGCATCGCAAGCTTCGCACCTCAGGATGACGGAAAGGCAGGGACGCGCATGCTCGCCTAAAAATTCACCCGGTTCGAGATCGCGCCGTCCACGACGAGATTGGAGCCCGTGGTGAACCCCGACACCGGGCTTGCCAGAAACACCGCCGCGCTCGCGATCTCCTGCGGCGTCGCCATGCGGCCGGTGGGGTTACGCTTCATCGCATCATTGTAGCGCTCGGGCATGTTCTGCTCGATCGTATTCCAGACGCCGCCCTTGAAGTAGACGGTGCCGGGCGAGACCACGTTGACCCGGATCTTCTTCTTCGCGTACTGCCGCGCCAGCCCCTTGGCCATGTGGATCAGTGCCGCCTTGATCGGGCCGTACGAGCTCGCCGTGTCCGCTTGCGCCGCGGAGATCGATGAGATGATCACGAAGGCGGCGTCGCCGCCCTTGTCGCCGCTGGCCTCGAGGAACGGCCGCGCGGCGTCGAACGCATGCACGGCGCCGAGCAGGTCGAGCCGAAAATTTTGTTCCCACGATGCGGCGTCATGGCCCTGCGCCATCGCGCCCGCGTTGGAGAACAGCATGTCGATGCCGCCAAGCTCTTTTGCCGCGCTCTCGATCCAGGATTTCAGTGCCGCGCCGTCGGTGACATCGACGGGGCCGCCGGTCGCGCGGATCCCGCCGGCCTTCAACTCCGTAACGGTAGCGGCAACCTGATCGGCGTTGCGTGCACACACCGCGACATTGCTGCCTTCGCCGGCCAGCGTCGCCGCAATCGCCCGCCCGATGCCGCGCGTGCCGCCAAGCACGACGGCGTTCTTGCCCTTGAGACCGAGATCCATTGTTGGTTTTCCTTTGTTGGTCGTGCGCACCGTTGGGACGAGTGAAGCGCAGTGTCTCCCCAATGTCGTCCTGGCGAAAGCCAGGATCCATTACCACAGGCCGCAGTCGTTACGCGATGCTGTGGCCAGGGCATATCGCAACAACAATCGACCGGGACAATGGGTCCTGGCTTTCGCCAGGACGACACTGAGCATGTGGTCGATCGCGCCGCTCACATCGACGGCCCTCATTCCGGTGCCGCCCCCACCGGTGGGCCGCCGGGCGGGCGGTGCAGGAATGTCAGCGAGACGTAGGCGCCGGCCCAGGAGCCGATCGCCGCGAAGGCCACATAGAAGGCGTTTTCGGTGTAGCTGATCACCGCATAGGAGGAGAGCATGTACCAGACCGCGCTCCAGTTCGCCGCGGGCACGCGCTTGCGCGCGATCACGGCCGAGGTGAACATGACATAGACCGCGTCGGTGGCCGCCGTTGCGATGAACACGGCGCCTGCGGTGAGGGGGTCGATGGCGGCCATTGCATGTCCTTGTGTGCTAATGCGATGGTCGCAAACTAAAGGGAGAGAAGGGTCATGCAAAGCCCCGCCGAAATTCTCAGTGGCATCTGGACCGCCGCCGGCGGTGACGCCGCCGCGCTTGCACGCGTGCGGCTGACGGGCGAGGAGCCGCAAATCCCGTCTTCGTTCCGCGTCGCAATTGCCGGCCAGACGACGATCGCCGCCGCCGGCCTTGCCGCCGCCGAAATCTGGAGATTGCGCAGCGGCGAGGCGCAGGACGTTAGCGTCGACCTGCGCCATGCCGTCGCCGAATGCCGCTCCGAGCGCTACTTGCGCGTCGACGACAAGCCGCCGCCGCCCGCCTGGGACGCCATCGCCGGCGTCTACAGAACCGGCGACAACCGCTTCGTCCGCTGCCACACCAATTTTCCACATCATCGCGACGCCGTCTGCAAGGTCCTCGGCTGCGAACCCGCACGCGAGAAGGTGCAGGCCGTATTGATGCAATGGAAGGGCGAGGATTTCGAGACTGCGGCTTACGCCGCGGGCGGCGTCGTTGCCTTGATGCGCTCCTACGACGAATGGTCGGCGCTGCCGCAGGCCCGCGCGCTCGCCGAATTGCCGCTGGTCTCGATCGAGAAGATCGGCGAGGCCCCGCCAAAGCCGTGGCCGCAACGACCGCCAAAAGGCGATCGCCCGCTCGCGGGCCTGCGCGTGCTCGATCTCTCTCGCGTCATCGCGGGCCCCGTCGCCGGCCGCACGCTCGCTGCGCACGGCGCCGATGTGCTGCTCGTGTCAGGCCCCGCGCTGCCGGCCATTCCGTGGCTGACCGTCGACACCGGCCGCGGCAAGCTCACCACCTTCATCGAGTTGAAGAGTGAGGCCGGCAGAGCGCAGATGCGCGCGCTGTTGAAGGACGCCGACATCTTCTCGCAAGGCTATCGCCCGCGCGCGCTCGCCGCTCTCGGCTTTACGCCGGAGGACGCGGCGACAATCAATCCCGGCATCGTCTACGTGACGTTGTCGGCCTATGGCCATGCCGGTCCCTGGGCGGAACGGCGCGGCTTCGATTCGCTGGTGCAGACCACGACCGGCTTCAACCATGCCGAGGGACAGGCTGCTGGCATCGATGGGCCAAAGGAATTGCCGGCGCAGATGCTCGACCACGCCACCGGCTATCTGATGGCGTTCGGCGCGATGATGGCCAAGGCCTGCCAGGCCCGCGAAGGCGGCAGCTGGCACGTGCGCGTGTCGCTGGCGCAGACCGGGCGCTGGCTGTGGAATCTCGGACGGCTCGAAAATGGCCTGAACACCCCGGACATTACGGGCGAGGCCGTACATGCTGCATTCATCGAGAGCATGCCATCTGGCTTCGGCACGTTGAAGGCGGTGCGCCATTCAGCACTGCTGTCGAAGACGCCGGCGCAATGGAGCCGTCCGGCGATGCCGCTCGGCAGTCATCCGGCAGAGTGGCCCGTGACAAGCTGACGTGAAGCTGACGTGTCGCAAATTTTTAACGCAAACCGAAAGGCGCCCCGCGTTTTTTAGGTTGTTTGAAATCACAATTCGGCACTATTAGCGCGACCGATGACGCCGGCATCCGCCAATATCATCGCAGACATGACCGGGCCTCATGGTAGTCGAAAATACCAAGCGATTGCAGGTGCTTACAAAACAACGGGTGATTACATCCGTAGTTTTACTAGCTCTTGCCGGTGCCGGGGCCTACGGCTTCCTCCATGCGGGAGCCAAGGAGAAGAGCCACTCCGAGATCTCCAGCCAGTCGCGCAGAAATGCGCAGAACTTCACGCCGACGCCGTCGGAATGGGCGACGCTGACGATCGAGCCGGTCAAGGCCAAGACCTTCCGTGCCGAGTATGTCACCGAGGGCAAGGTCGCAGTCGACGAGGACCGTTCGACGCCGGTGTTTTCGCCCTATGCGGGGCGAGTGACCAAGCTGCTCGCCAAGCCCGGCGAGGTGCTGAAGCAAGGCCAACCGCTGTTCACAATCGAGGCCGCCGACACCGTGCAGGCCCAGAACGATTTCATTGCAGCGATGAGCTCGCAGAATAAGGCGAAGTCGGCGATCGATCTTGCCGATATCCAGTTCAAGCGTGCCAAGGACCTCTACGAGGGCCATGCCATCCCCCTGAAGGACTATCAGCAGGCGGAAGCGACCCAGGTTCAGGCGCAGAACGACATGCGCTCCTCGGCGACGGCGCTGGAAGCCGCGCGCAACAAGCTGCGTATCCTCGGCTTCACGGATCAGACCATCAAGGCGTTCCAGGACAAGGGCGTCATCAACCCGGAAGTCACGATCTATTCGCCGATCGCGGGCACGGTCGTGCAGCGTAAGATCGGCCCCGGCCAGTACGTCAATTCCGGCGCCAGCGATCCGGTCTTCGTGGTCGGCGACCTCTCCTCGGTCTGGCTCACCGCCTTCGTGCGCGAGAGCGATGCGGCTGCCGTGTGCGTCGGGCAGGACATCACCGTCAACGTGATGGCGCTGCCGGGCCGTCCCTTGACCGCCAAGGTCAACTACGTCGCCGCCGCGATCGATCCGAACACCCGTCGCCTGCTGGTCCGCGCCACCATCGACAACAAGGACGGTCTGCTGAAGCCGGAGATGTTCGCCAACGTCACAATCTATTCGTCCGGCGACCGCGCCGCGCCGGCGGTACCGAAGCAGGCCTTGATCTACGAAGCCGACAAGGTCCGACTTTGGGTCGCACGCGACGACAAGTCGGTCGAGCTGCGCGAGATCAAGATCGGTCTCATCAATGGCAACCTCGTCGAGGTCACCAGCAATCTCAAGCCCGGCGAGCAGGTGGTCACCAAAGGCAGCCTGTTCATCGACCGCGCGGCGTCCGGCAGCTGATCGACGGGCCGGAAAAAGACAAGCTGAAGACCTGAATGGATCGCCTCGTCGCCCTTGCCGTCAACCGGCGCTTCCTGATGGTCGGGATGTTCGTCGCCGTGCTCATCGGCGGCCTGATCGCGTTCAACCAGCTCAACATCGAGGCTTATCCCGATCCGACCCCGCCGATGGTCGACATCGTGACGCAGAGTCCGGGCCTGTCGGCGGAGGAGATCGAGCGCTACATCACGATTCCGATCGAGACCCAGGTCGCAGGTCTGAAGAACCTCACGACCATTCGCACCATCTCGCTCTACGGCCTCTCCGACGTCAAACTGCAGTTCTCCTTCGCTTACACCTATGACGAGGCGTTGCAGCAGGTCTTGAACCGCCTGGCGCAGCTCGCGCCACTGCCCGGCAACGTGCAGCCGCAGATCTCGCCGCTCAGTCCAATTGGCGAAATCTTCCGCTACCGTCTCGTCGGCCCGCCGAATTACAGCGTGCTCGACCTCAAGACCATCCAGGACTGGATTCTCCAGCGGCGCTTCCGTGCCGTGCCCGGCGTAATCGACGTCACCGGGTGGGGCGGCAAGAGCAAGACCTACGAGCTCCAGGTCGACTTCAACAAGCTGGTCGCCAACGGCCTGACGCTGCCGCAATTGCTTCAGGCGGTCGGCAATTCCAACGTCAATGTCGGCGGCAACACCGTCAATATCGGTCAGCAATCGGCCGTGGTGCGCGGCGTCGGCCTGATCCGCTCGATCGACGACCTCGCCAACACCATGGTCTCGCAGACCAACGGCAATCCGGTGCTGGTCAAGGACGTCGCCACCGTCACCGTCGGCCAGAAGCCACGTCTCGGCATTGCCGGCCTCGACGAGGCCGACGACATCGTGCAAGGCATCGTCCTGATGCGTCGTGGCGAGCAGAGCTCGCCGACCATCAAGCGCGTGCACCAGCTCGTTCAAACCATCAACGACTCCAGCATCCTGCCGCCCGGCGTGCGTATCGAGCGCATCTACGACCGTGGCGACCTGATCGACCTCACGACCCACACCGTGCTGCACAACATGGTGATCGGCATTCTGCTGATCGTGCTGCTGCAGTGGATCTTCCTCGGCGATCTCCGCAGCGCGCTGATCGTCGGCGCCACCATTCCGTTCGCGCTGTTCTTCGCGGTGATCATCCTGGTGCTGCGTGGGGAATCGGCGAACCTGCTGTCGGTCGGCGCGATCGATTTCGGCCTGATCGTCGATGCCACCGTCATCATGGTCGAGGCAATCTTCCGGCGCCTGACCCAGACGACGCCGATGTCGGAATCCGAACAGATGTCGTCCGAGACGCTGTTCGGCATGAAAAGCCACGCCATCCTCAGCGCGGCGGCCGATGTCTCACGTTCGATCTTCTTCGCCGCGGCGATCATCATCGCGGCCTTCCTGCCGCTGTTCACGCTCTCCGGCGTCGAGGGCAACATCTTCGGGCCGATGGCGCGCACCTATGCCTACGCGCTGGCCGGCGGTCTGCTTGCGACCTTCACCGTCACTCCGGCGCTGTCCTCGATCATCCTGCCCGCGCACGTCAGGGAGACCGAGACCAGGGTGATGCTGATCCTGCATCGGATCTACATGCCGGTGCTGCATTGGGCGGTCGCCAACCGCGGCATCATGCTCGGTGGCGCGTTCGGCCTCGTGCTGATGACGGTTGCGCTCAGCCGGTTGCTTGGCCTCGAATTCCTGCCGAAGCTGGAGGAGGGCAATCTCTGGATCCGCGCCACGCTGCCGCCGACCATCTCGCTCCAGGAAGGCAACTCCTACGTCAACGAGATGCGCAAGGTGATCCGCGCGCGGCCTGAAGTGGAATCCGTGGTGTCGCAGCACGGCCGCCCCGATGACGGCACCGACGCCGCCGGCTTCTTCAACGCCGAGTTCTTCGCGCCGCTCAAGCCCGCGAGCCAATGGCCCGGCACCCGCGACAAGGAAGAGCTGACCGCGCAGCTGCTCAAGCAGCTCGACGATCGCTTCCCCGGCGTCGAGTTCAACTTCTCGCAATATCTCCAGGACAACGTCTCCGAAGCCGTCTCCGGCGTGAAGGGCGAGAACTCGATCAAGCTGTTCGGCAGCGATCTCCAGGCGCTGACCGACACCGCCAACAAGATCAAGTCGGTGCTGGCAACCGTGCAGGGCGTCACCGACCTTGCCGTGTTCACCTCACTGGGGCAGCCGACCATCCAGATCGACATCAACCGTGCCAAGGCCGCGCGCTATGGCCTTGCGCCGGGCGACATCAACGCTACCATCAAGGTCGCGATCGGCGGCGACACCGCCGGCGACATCTACGAGGCCGGAAGCGACCGCCACTTCCCGATCATCGTTCGTCTTGCGCCGGAATTCCGCAGGAGCGCAGAGGCGATCCAGAATTTGCGGATCGGCGCGCCCGGACCGAACGGCACCGTCACGCAGATCCCCCTGAGCGAGGTCGCCACCATCAGCCTGGTCTCGGGTGCCGCCTACATTTATCGCGAGCAGCAGGAGCGCTATCTCCCGATCAAGTTCTCGGTACGTGAACGCGACCTCGGCAGCGCCATCCGCGAGGCGCAGCAGAAGATCGCCGATCAAGTGCAGCTGCCGCCCGGCGCGCACATGGACTGGGTCGGCGAATTCGGCAATCTCCAGGACGCGATCCGGCGATTGTCGATCGTGGTGCCGATCTCGCTCGCGCTGATCGGCGTCCTGCTCTGGTTCAATTTCGGCTCGATGACCGACACGCTGCTCGCCATGAGCGTGATCCCGATGGCGATCTTCGGCGGCGTGCTCGGTCTCTTGATCACCGGCACCGCCTTCAGTGTCTCGGCGGCGATCGGCTTCATCGCGCTGTTCGGTATCGCCGTGATGGACGGCATCATCATCCTGTCGCAGTTCAACCAGCTCATCGAAGAGGGCATGGACCGCATGAGCGCGGTGATACGCACCGGCGAATTGCAGCTTCGGCCGGTGCTGATGACCTGCGTCGTCGCCGGCATCGGCCTGTTGCCGGCCGCGCTGTCGGAAGGCATCGGCTCGCAGGTGCAGAAGCCCCTCGCGGTGGTCGTGGTGACTGGCATGATGCTGGCGCCGGTCGTGATCCTGGTGACGCTGCCGGTGCTGATCTCCTTCTTCTCCCGCCGCGCACGCTGACGTCAAAACCCGTAGAGTTGCGCCGGGTTATCGACCAGGATCTTCTTGCGTACATCCGCATCCGGCGCCCACACCGGAAGCTGGTTGAGCAGGCGGCCGTCGTCGATCTGGTAAAGCGGCGCGATGTCGGTGGCTTTGCGTCCCTCGACACGGCTCGAATCCGGATGCGGCCAATCAGTCCCCCAGACGATGCGGTCCGCATTCGCCGCGATCAGTGCGCGCGCATAGGGCGCCATGTCCTGATAGTCGGGCGCCAGCTTCGAGGAGCGATAGGCGCCGGAAATCTTAACATAGGCCTTGCCGGATTTCACCAGCGCGACCAGGTCGGCAAATCCCGGCTGCTCCAGCCCAAGCGAGGCCTCGAGGCCGCCGAAATGGTCGAATACGACGGGGACCGGCGCCGTCTCGACGAGGTCCTTGATCGCGGAGATCATGGGAAGCGTGGTGTAGAGCTGCACGTGCCAGCCGCGCGCCTTCATGCGCTCGACTGCGGCGGTGAAGCGCGGCCGGCCGACATTGGGGTCGTTGACGCCGCCGGTCGCGAGATTGAGGCGGACACCGCGAAAGCCGTCTGTTTGCATCGTGTCGAGCTGGGCGTCGGTCGTTTTGTCGTCGATCACGGCGACCCCGCGCGCGGCCGCGCCACGCGCCTTCATGCCGAACAGCGTCGAGGAATTATCGGTGCCGTAGACACTCGGTGTCACGATCACCACGCGCTCGATATGCAGTGCCTTGTGCAACGCGGCCATTTCTTCGGGGCTCGCCGGCTCCGGCGTGTAGACGCGGCCGGCAAAAAACGGAAACTTCTCGACATCGCCATGGATGTGGGTGTGACAGTCGCAGGCATGGGCAGGGACGTCGAAATTGACCGGCGTGGCGGGCTGCGCGGCACGTGCGTGGGCTTTGTTGGACATGGCAACTCCGGCGGCAAGGGAGGCAAGCAGGACGCTGCGTCGGCTGAGCATGGTTTCTCTCCCTGTTTTGTTATTTGGCAGTGGCGTCGCGACAGTATCACATCAGCCCGGCAGCCGCTGCGCTTCGCTGCATAGCTGCTCGACGAGGCCCACAAGAGGGCGTGAGCCGTCGACGCGCACGATCGGGCAGGGCAGCTTCGCGAGCCACGCCTCATCTTTTGCGAGACTGCGGCCGTCGCGATCGCCGGCTTCGTAGTGCGAGGCCCAGTCGACGAACGACTCCGCCTCCTCATGACGCCAGCCGCCCTGTGCGACGGCATCCGCTCCGAAATGCGCAGCCTCGCGGCCACGCAGGCGCTGCAAGCGAAGCTCGCGCGGCGTCCTCACAAAGACGACGAGATCGAAGAATGGGACGAGCTCGTCGCCCCAGCCGGTGACGGTTCCGCTCAGCACCCAATCGAGCCGCGGCAGAAACATCTCGCGCATCAGCCGCAAACGTTCGGCGGCAGGGCGTGTCGTCTGGTAGGGCGGCGCGGTCGGCAGCCAAAAATAATCATCACTGTCGTGATGCGGCAACGCCAGCCGGCTCGCGAGCGCGCGGCCGATGGTCGTCACGCCGGAGCCCGAAGCTCCCATCAGATGGATGCGGCGGCTTTTCATGTTCACGTCCAGCGACTGCCCGAACCGATTTCGCGGGTGGGCGGCGTGCTGCCTCAAGCCGCTCGGCGGCGCTTCGACATTCGCCCGCTTGTCGCGGGTTGGGCGGACAATGTCAGGCCTAACGCTCCGACAATGCGCATGACCGTGCCAAACTCAGGATTCCCGGTCTCTCCGAGCGCCTTGTACAGGCTTTCGCGGTTCAAGCCGGCTTTCTTCGCGATCGCGCTCATGCCGCGCGCACGAGCGACAAGGCCGAGTGCGTCGCGCACGAAATCAGCATCGCCGGTCTCCAATGCGGCCGCAATATAGGCGGCCTGACGTTCTTCTGTGTTGAGATAGTCGGCGGCGTCGAAGCGCGTCGTCCTGGATGCCGCCTTGACGGTCGTTTTCGCTGCCTTTGGCATCACATTGTCTCCGCCAGTTGCTGGGCTAGCTTGATGTCCTGTCGCTGCGTGCTCTTGTCCCCGCCACACAGCAGGATCACAATCTGCGTTCCGCGCTGCACATAGTAGATCCGATAGCCGGTCCGTGGTCGATGCGCATTTCCCGGACGTTGCGACCGACGCTCTTGCTGTCGCCGGGATTGCCCATCTCCATGCGGCGAACGCGGGCCGTGATCCGGGCAACCGCGCTGGCGTCCTTGAGGCGGGTCAGCCACTCCGAAAAATGCTCGGTTTGCCTCACCTCGATCATGAGGTGCAAATGTAGCCCATGGGCTACAAAATGTTAAAGGAGGGTGGCGCGCCTGGGCGGTGGAGAGCCCAAAGGCGTTGCGGAAACTACTGCCCGGACGGCGTGCGCAGACCGTGCCAGGCGTCGCGGACCTGATGGTAGTGCACCTCGGGCAGATAGTCCGGCGTGTTCAGGCTCAAGGTCTTGACGTCGAGATGGCCGACGGCGCTGAGCAGCGTGTAGGAGGCGATGACGCGGTCGCGATTGGCGCCGATCAGGCGGGCCTTGGCCTGGATCAAATCGGCCTGCGAGTTCAGCACATCCACCGTTGTGCGCTGTCCGCCGGCCGCCTCGCGCTGCACGCCCTGGAGCGCGACGGTCGCCGCCTTCACTTCGGACTCCGAGGCCGAGACCGCGATCTTGGCGCCTTCATTGGCAACCCAGGCGCTGACCGCCGCGGTGCGCGCCTGATTGCGCACCTGGTCGAGCACGAGCCGGCTCTGCGCCGTGATTTCCTTGGCCTGCCGGGTCTGTGCGGCGGCCTGGCCGCCGTCGTAGATCGGCACGGTGACATTGGCGACGATCGAGGCCTGATCTTCGGCGAAGGTCCCCAGCGTCGGGTCGTTGTTGCGGCTCTTGCTGGCGCTGCCCTGCACGGTGGCGCTCGGCAGCAGCGCGCCTTCGGCGACGCGGATGTTGGTGGAGGCGACATCGACGTCGAAGCCCGCCGCCATCACCGCCGGGTGCTGGCGGATCGCCATCGTCAGCGCGTCTTCGCGGCTCTTCGGCAGATAGCGGTCGA containing:
- a CDS encoding amidohydrolase family protein — its product is MLSRRSVLLASLAAGVAMSNKAHARAAQPATPVNFDVPAHACDCHTHIHGDVEKFPFFAGRVYTPEPASPEEMAALHKALHIERVVIVTPSVYGTDNSSTLFGMKARGAAARGVAVIDDKTTDAQLDTMQTDGFRGVRLNLATGGVNDPNVGRPRFTAAVERMKARGWHVQLYTTLPMISAIKDLVETAPVPVVFDHFGGLEASLGLEQPGFADLVALVKSGKAYVKISGAYRSSKLAPDYQDMAPYARALIAANADRIVWGTDWPHPDSSRVEGRKATDIAPLYQIDDGRLLNQLPVWAPDADVRKKILVDNPAQLYGF
- a CDS encoding addiction module antidote protein, with amino-acid sequence MPKAAKTTVKAASRTTRFDAADYLNTEERQAAYIAAALETGDADFVRDALGLVARARGMSAIAKKAGLNRESLYKALGETGNPEFGTVMRIVGALGLTLSAQPATSGRMSKRRRAA